ctgaaaatgttggtCATTGCTGTTAATCACTAAATTGCCTTCTGGATTTTGGATAACAGACACTAGCTTAACCCTTCATGCACAAATGCGATTGCTCTCAAGATTGCCTGAATGAAACTAAAATAATCTTCTACTGACACATAGTCATTTAGGTTTTCTGGATTGTTTCTCTTGGTCAgaattttaatatcttttaaatgtattcataGGTAAAAACATCAGAGTTTTATCGATACTCCCGGCAGCTGCGACATGAGGTTGACCAAGCCATGAATTACTTTCATAGCGTTCACCAACAGCCTTTGATGGAAATGAAATCGAACAAAATTCGTTCTGCCAAACCCCAGACTGCAGTATTTAGAGGAATGATAGGACACAGTATGGTAAACAGTAAAATTCTTCTCTTGCACAAACCGAGGGTCTGGTGGGAACTAGAGGGTCCTCAAGTACCTTTACGACCAGACTGCCTTGCCATCGTGAATAACTTTGTGTTCCTATTAGGTGGGGAAGAACTGGGGCCAGATGGCGAGTTTCATGCTTCATCCAAAGTGTTTAGATATGACCCAAGACAGAACACTTGGTTACGAATGGCAGACATGTCTGTTCCACGGTCTGAGTTTGCTGTTGGAGTTATTGGGAGGTATGTTTATGCAGTGGCTGGGAGAACCAGGGATGAAACGTTTTACTCAACTGAACGTTATGATATTACTGAAGATAAATGGGAATTTGTGGATCCCTATCCAGTCAATAAATACGGACATGAAGGGACTGTGCTTGGTAAGAAGTTATATATCACTGGTGGAATTACATCATCTTCAACTTCTAAgcaagtgtgtgtgtttgatCCCAGTAAAGAAGGGACAGTAGAGCAGCGAACGAGGAGAACTCAAGTGGTCACTAACTGTTGGgagaacaaatgcaaaatgaattaTGCAAGATGCTTTCACAAAATGATTTCTTATAATGGTAAGCTTTATGTCTTTGGTGGTGTCTGTGTGATCCTGAGGGCCTCCTTTGAATCTCAAGGATGTCCTTCTACAGAGGTTTATGACCCAGATACTGATCAATGGACTATATTGGCTTCTATGCCAATTGGTAGGAGTGGCCATGGTGTAGCTGTTCTGGACAAACAGATAATGGTTCTTGGAGGCCTTTGTTACAATGGTCATTACAGTGATTCGATTCTCACCTTTGATCCAGAGGAGAACAAATGGAAAGAAGATGAATATCCAAGGATGCCGTGCAAGCTGGATGGCTTACAAGTCTGCAGCTTGCACTTTCCTGAGTATGTTTTGGAGCATGTTAGACGTTGCAGctaaaacagaacaaacaactcaatgaaatacaaaaagctATACCTAATTTGtcaaaaaccacaaaccagtTGAATTCCTTCAGAGACATTACCGTGTGTATAAGAACAACTATGAACTAAATGCTTAAGAGAAACAGGGTGTACAGGGAGAGTACTTACCAATTTTATTAGAAAAGCCAATAGTTGGTCTGATATTGTAaaagctttgggtttttttttaacagacatAATTGTAagtaggggaaagaaaaatatatttttgagtGTGGTTATTTTTTGGTAACATTTTATGTCCGTAATACtttcttctggggtttttttgttggtttttttttttttttaaatgaccatTATACCACTATGCTTCTGAAATCAGTTGagtttaatgaaatatttatggaaggaaaaaagactattttcattttttattgagcataaaaataaagctcatCATCTGTACCAGGGTACAACCAGGTTTTAAAGAACCAAATTAaaccatttctgtattttatgttgTCTTTTGGATGGTTTTCCCGTTATTTGCAAAGTATTCTCAAATCTGCtaggtggttttgttttcccttataTATGTCGAAGAATAATCTTAACCCCTTTGCATGAcctttttcctggttttgtatAGTAGTACCAGTAAGTCtgccaaaatgcaaaatacacattttctactaaattgaaaatgaaacatttttatattcaaaaCACTATTTCTATGCTGCCTTCTATTGTCTGCATTGTGTTTGTTGGTGagtaaaaaatatatacacacacatgcatacactGTAAAAACTATATATAAATCCATCTTTTTATGTGCAGTTACAGTATTATATTTCAACTAGTGCACAGATTCAGCCATATCTGTTGAATTTAAGGTATAGTACTGTCCTTTAATGAGCTAAATAATTCAAAGTTCTTAAGTAACTGGAGGCCTCGTTTGGTATCAGAGTATCTTATCTTTAGTATATACTGATTGATTCAGTAACTTTGAACTCTTTATATTGATGCTACATAATGAACTGTTgataatttgttattttataaattattttttaaaagtaaacacatCTTACCTGAGTTTCTTTTATGTTTGAATGTGCTGCCCAGTCttcttttttatgaaaatggaaaatgtcagtAAGCAAATGCTCAGCATTGCTTTGACCCACGGTTATTTTCAGAACTGGATAAACTACAGTTTATTCTTAGTACTGTGCTTGTACTCATACTTCAATACAAGTATGTTGTTTGTACTTGTACTGAAGTGGTataatctttttattattattattttaattattgaCTGCTATGAActactgtgttttgaaaatgtggaGTTAGGTGGTTGGATGGTTAGTACCactttcttttacaaaaaaccCTACACAACTATAGCTACTGACCTCAGAGTGCCTGAATTGAGATGTGTGGTCCAAGAGGGCTTTAAATAACTCCATTGTATTAACTTGCAGATATTACTGACAGTAGCTTGGTAAGAATTATCTGCCAAGACataaataataacagtaattacTTTCTGATTATATTTAATGGTGTGAAATTAGCCACTTCTGGCTCTAAAGGAAAGATTTGGAGAAGTCGAAGGCTCACACTTCGTTCAGATGTGTAGGGGCAAAATGCTGAAACATGCACCTGCATATTTTGTAAAATCTTATGCTGCTGTGTTTCACTTGAAGCAATAGACTTTACTTTATATACAGAAGTGCAAAACCACTTTATTCAGCATCTTCCAGTCAGAAATCACTGTAGAAAAGGAATGTACAGTACTCAGGGAGTTCAAAAGAATGCACTTACAAAGGGACCAAAATCACCCTAAATTTCCTATGTTAAAATAACCCCTACTTGCCTAAACTAAGTTTGAAATAATTGATAGAGGTTAAAACAAGATGTAAAATTCCTcgtattttgatatttttgtagTAATTGCATTCTGGGTTGAGATGTGAGGATTTGGAGCTCTATGGCAAGTCAACAGAGTGGGAGTTTTTTAAGTAGAAATGATTTATTGATAGcgtattttctttccatatgttTCAACAGAAAGAGAGAGTGTATACCATCATAGCTGTAGCAATGTTAGTTACACCAGTAGTGACTGGACCAAATACTGATTCAGCCTTCTGAAGCAGACTAGTTTGCAGTTaaatttaagtctttttttaatcaaaattcaGTTTACTGAATTAGAAATCTAATTTACTTTCTTAATAGCTTAACTTAAAGCCAGCGTGGCTTACACTAAAACCTCAGTTTCGCTGTGAGACTTGTACATACGTTACCCTGCATAGGTGCAGAGATAAATTGACTCCAGTAGGTGCTGGCTGTGTGCAAGTAAAAAGGTTATACTGTACATAGTTCATGGAATATTGGggcacaagaaaaaaacagtttgggttttgttttttattgttttattctttttgtcaCCAGCTTATTTCTCAATAAGTTTATGCGTCAGCAAAAGCTAATCCTGCTTGAGTAGGCTTTCATGTGCATGTTACGTATAGGACGGAGTACTTCACTTTTATCTAGGGCCAGTCTGGGGAGTGGTTGTGGTTCTGGGTATCTGGTCTGCCATGATTCTTGTCTAGTAAAGGACATGGCcaagattttattaaaaataatgataagGATGGGGGTGTCTCAAGTTACATTTTTGAGTCTGCATTTAAGCAGCTTCTGAAGTTCCGTGCGCTAAGCAGCTGCCACTGAGGTCATTGGTGAATATTGACACTTGAAACGTGAAGAACCAGATGAATTTTAGGTGCTCTCTTTTAAGTTCATATTTATCTTCAGGCGCCCAGTTCTGAAATATCTTGTTCAGGTTTGTAATAGTAATTCTTCTGTCAAATTCTAACTTGAACTGTTGGTTTCAGCTTCCCTGAAGTTGTGTCTCTGTTGAGAAAGCTGGCTGTAACCTTTTCAGCATTAGGAATGATTGGAATTTGCTTGGGTTTAGAACATGTAGGAATGTTTTGTTAATTTGCATTTCTACCGTGCTTTTATTGTTTCAAACATGAAATATAAAACAGTAGCTTACATTCTCTTCTCTATTGCAGTGGTACTTTTGAGgcagttatttttgttactttataTCTCAgacggattttttttttaaattgaaagtttctatttgtgtttgcttttagtATTTAGCTC
This sequence is a window from Balearica regulorum gibbericeps isolate bBalReg1 chromosome 1, bBalReg1.pri, whole genome shotgun sequence. Protein-coding genes within it:
- the KLHL15 gene encoding kelch-like protein 15 isoform X1, translated to MAGDVEGFSSSIHDTSVSAGFRALYEEGLLLDVTLVIEDHQFQAHKALLATQSDYFRIMFTADMRERDQDKIHLKGLTATGFSHVLQFMYYGTIELSMNTVHEILQAAMYVQLIEVVKFCCSFLLAKICLENCAEIMRLLDDFGVNIEGVREKLDSFLLENFVPLMSRPDFLSYLSFEKLMSYLDNDHLSRFPEIELYEAVQAWLRHDRRRWRHTDTIIQNIRFCLMTPSSVFEKVKTSEFYRYSRQLRHEVDQAMNYFHSVHQQPLMEMKSNKIRSAKPQTAVFRGMIGHSMVNSKILLLHKPRVWWELEGPQVPLRPDCLAIVNNFVFLLGGEELGPDGEFHASSKVFRYDPRQNTWLRMADMSVPRSEFAVGVIGRYVYAVAGRTRDETFYSTERYDITEDKWEFVDPYPVNKYGHEGTVLGKKLYITGGITSSSTSKQVCVFDPSKEGTVEQRTRRTQVVTNCWENKCKMNYARCFHKMISYNGKLYVFGGVCVILRASFESQGCPSTEVYDPDTDQWTILASMPIGRSGHGVAVLDKQIMVLGGLCYNGHYSDSILTFDPEENKWKEDEYPRMPCKLDGLQVCSLHFPEYVLEHVRRCS
- the KLHL15 gene encoding kelch-like protein 15 isoform X2 translates to MAGDVEGFSSSIHDTSVSAGFRALYEEGLLLDVTLVIEDHQFQAHKALLATQSDYFRIMFTADMRERDQDKIHLKGLTATGFSHVLQFMYYGTIELSMNTVHEILQAAMYVQLIEVKTSEFYRYSRQLRHEVDQAMNYFHSVHQQPLMEMKSNKIRSAKPQTAVFRGMIGHSMVNSKILLLHKPRVWWELEGPQVPLRPDCLAIVNNFVFLLGGEELGPDGEFHASSKVFRYDPRQNTWLRMADMSVPRSEFAVGVIGRYVYAVAGRTRDETFYSTERYDITEDKWEFVDPYPVNKYGHEGTVLGKKLYITGGITSSSTSKQVCVFDPSKEGTVEQRTRRTQVVTNCWENKCKMNYARCFHKMISYNGKLYVFGGVCVILRASFESQGCPSTEVYDPDTDQWTILASMPIGRSGHGVAVLDKQIMVLGGLCYNGHYSDSILTFDPEENKWKEDEYPRMPCKLDGLQVCSLHFPEYVLEHVRRCS